From a single Raphanus sativus cultivar WK10039 chromosome 3, ASM80110v3, whole genome shotgun sequence genomic region:
- the LOC108837505 gene encoding LOW QUALITY PROTEIN: BEACH domain-containing protein A2 (The sequence of the model RefSeq protein was modified relative to this genomic sequence to represent the inferred CDS: inserted 12 bases in 10 codons; deleted 10 bases in 10 codons; substituted 4 bases at 4 genomic stop codons), translating into MHMFAASSNLSQHHNSGSDDSEIQSPHSMNSRQNDEFGSQSFSPSLSRLLDVLVTLAQTGPVELSGGSTSQLPQTNXRSQTPSDSNLYIETWEQGSGKVKELEAVQMLQDIFFESREQDLQAEVLNECLKRFSSHMENYRMCQELRTVPLLVLNMGDFPSSQQEIILKILEYAVTVVNCVPEQELLSLCXLLQQPINSELKHTILLSFFVKLTSFDVQYKKVLGEIGVLEVLQDDLRQHKLLMGPDQFSGVSNHLNRIPSSPSFNXHLDSKDAIISSPKLMDLGSGNVLTIFEVEKNYTVXWECMTSLLKKSEANQEAFGSANGVTVIFLPXLLSDDHRTGVLRVLSCLITRKTYIRXVHHEELQTVIDVLKSGVVTGISGHXYNLHHEAICDTMGALWRILGVNGSAQRVFGEATGFSSTDHSXYVPGSRMQGXLSFDVHIKLFKHVLRLMTSAVCENAVNRVKLHSVIISQTFYDILVESGLMCVDLERQVIQLLLELALEVLLPPFLTSESLASAEMAESEKSSFLVKTPSGQFNPDKQRIYKQVLSEFLIRSLLLFSAKIQLELLTLLERLARATPFNQEILTSAGCVELLLEIIHPFLPSSSPFLSHVLKIVEVLGAYRLSPSELKILCRYGLQMRVKNSGQAIVGMMEKLILMEDTGMEHGSLAPFVEMDMKKTGHASVQVSLGERSWPPAAGYSFVCWFQSRNFLQPKEKXQESMKXGGSSKTQVLSGQQSEQNVFRIFSIGASNESPLYAELYFXEDDILTLATSNSNSLSFSGLETEEGKWHHLAVVHSKPNALAGLFQASIAYVYIDGKLRHMGKLGYSPSPVGKSLQVTIGTPATSARVSDLTWKIRSCYLFEEVLTSGCIGFMYILGRGYKGLFQDAYLLRFVPNQACGGGSMAILDSLNTDILSSSNSQKFEESNRQGDSKADGSGIVWDLERLGNLSYQLAGKKLIFAFDGTCSEFMHAAGNFTLLNLVDPLSAAASPIGGIPRFGRLVGNATICRQNVIGNTIRHVGGMAVVIALVEAAESRDMLHMALSLLACALHQNSQNVKDMETYKGYHLLALFLRPKMALFDMQCLEMFFQISACEAFFSEPKKLERGQTTISMSPTKNMPENNYEDISLSKFQSETSSVGSHGYMDDFSAPKDSFSQLSELEIGDIPVETSNCIVLSNADMVEHVLLDWTLWVTAPVSIQIALLGFLENLVSMLWYRSHNLTILRRINLVEHLLVTLQRGDVEVLVLEKLVVLLGCILEDGFLTSELENVIRFVIMTFNPPEIKSRNSPRRESMGKHVIVRNLLLEMLIDLQVTIKAEELLEQWHKMVSSKLITYFLDEAVHPTSMRWIMTLLGVCLASSPNFSLKFSTNGGYQGLTRVLQSFYDSPDIYYILFCLIFGKPVYPRLPEVRMLDFHALVPNDGSHVELKFLDLFDSVVAMAKSTFDRLIMQSMIAHQSGNLSQVSASFVAKLVEGNVDMTGELQGDALMHKTYAARLMGGEASAPAAATSVIRFMVDVAKMCPPFSAACRRAEFLQNCADLYFSCVRAAHAVQMVKQLSMKAEEQSLSGGDDNSTQGVFSNLPHDLDQSTKTSISVGSYPQEQVSVSSEXMPLPSDYVVTDKMEKIHTTPSGDSEKSFQDREYVKKLDGEHVSPVSASSELEFRDLRGKLSQIQPTDSQSSESFSMLESPHVSEKSXLKGPFTSSPSPLSSHISVSEFDASSDHKSVSQNSSAAHTLFKISPKLLLETDESGYGGGPCSAGASAVLDFMAEICADLMTEQMKAVQALESILEMIPLYVDPECVLVFQGLCLSRVMNYLERRLVRDDEEDDKKLDKRKWSANLDAFCWMIVDRVYMGAFPQSTGVLRTLEFLLSILQLANKDGRVEEFTSSGKGLLSIGRATKQLDAYVHSILKNTNRAILYCFLPSFLITIGEKNLLSRLGLLVESNKRQLSDEESGIDISTVLQLLVANKNIILCPSNLDTDLNCCLCVNLISLLHDQRKNVQNMASNIVKHMLVHRKSAFEDLLVRKPHRGQTLDVLHGGFDRLLSGNLPEFSKWLESSEQTVKKVLDHGAAVMWTQYIAGSAKFPDVRMKGMDGRRTREMGRKSRDMSKLDMKRWEQLNERRHALEIVRDTVSTELRIVRQNKYGSILHAESEWQNHLQQLVHERGIFPLRVCQGSEDLEWQLCPIEGPYRMRKKLEPCCLKVDGIRNLLEGKLELEEIELPKPKNEDGLVIFDNDCEPDFLLSELYSESFVEEADDVKEIPSVRNGWDNDGGSSSSETSVQNALDFSGKSSGTISVLISENTYEKSETGSPRGSSSGNMDETRDVEEESEKELNDDGEYLIRPYLEHLEKIRFRYNCERVVGLDKHDGIFLIGELCLYVIESFYIDDHGCICEKESEDELSIIDQALGVKKNVTESLEFQSKSSPQWSTNMKTGAVGARAWAYGGGAWGKEKVRVTGNLPHPWRRWKLDSIHEILKRDYELRPVAVELFSMDGCTDLLVFHKKEREEVFRNLIAMNLPRNRMLDTTISGSAKQESKEGSRLFKLMAKSFTKRWQNGEISNFQYLMHLNTLAGRGYSDLTQYPVFPWILADYDSESLDLSDPMCFRKFDKPMGCQTPEGEEEFRKRYESWDDPEVPKFHYGSHYSSAGIVLYYLIRLPPFSAENQKLQGGHFDHADRLFNSIRETWLSASGKGNTSDVKELIPEFFYMPEFLENRFNLDFGEKQSGEKVDNVFLPPWARGSVREFIRKHREALESDYVSENLHHWIDLIFGYKQRGKAAEKAVNVFYHYTYEGNVDVDAVTDPAMKASILAQINHFGQTPKQLFQKPHAKRRTDRKIPLHPLKHSTHLVPRELRKCSSSINQIITFHDKLLVAASNCFLKPRGYRKYIRWGFPDRSLRFMSYDQDKLLSTHENLHEGNQIECAGVSHDGRIVVTGADDGLVSVWRVSKDGPRGSRRLRLEKSLCAHTAKVTCLRVSQPYMMIVSGSDDCTVIIWDLSSYNFVRQLPDFPVPVSAIYINDLSGEIITAAGTLLAVWSINGDCLAVVNTSQLPSDFIVSLTCSTFSDWLETTWYVTGHQSGSLKVWQMVHCTDPVGAEIKATSNRTGWTNLVPEYKLLLHKELDCHKQPVTALHLTADLKQLLSGDSGGRLISWTVPDQILKATLKSALIAQNLKHHHVEARIRI; encoded by the exons AATTCTGAGTTGAAGCATACCATActactttctttctttgtaaagCTGACATCTTTTGATGTACAGTACAAGAAAGTCCTAGGTGAAATTGGTGTTTTGGAAGTCTTACAAGATGATCTGAGACAGCACAAACTTCTCATGGGTCCAGATCAATTTAGTGGTGTTTCCAATCATTTGAATCGGATACCTAGTTCACCTAGCTTCAA ACACCTAGATAGTAAGGATGCCATCATTTCATCACCAAAGCTGATGGATCTGGGTTCAGGGAATGTCCTCACTATCTTTGAAGTTGAAAAGAACTATACCG GTTGGGAGTGTATGACCTCTTTACTAAAGAAATCTGAAGCTAATCAGGAAGCTTTTGGTTCTGCCAATGGTGTGACCGTTATTTTTCTTCC GCTGCTCTCTGATGACCATCGTACTGGCGTTTTGCGAGTTTTGTCATGCTTAATCACGCGGAAGACATACATCAGGTAA GTCCACCATGAAGAGTTACAAACTGTTATCGATGTGTTGAAGAGTGGAGTGGTCACTGGAATCTCTGGTC CATACAATCTTCATCATGAAGCCATATGTGATACCATGGGTGCTCTGTGGCGTATTCTTGGGGTTAATGGCTCTGCTCAAAGAGTGTTTGGTGAAGCCACTGGTTTCTCTTCTACTGACCACTCTTGATACGTTCCCGGAAGTAGAATGCAGGGATGACTCTCATTTGATGTTCACATCAAATTGTTCAAACATGTATTGCGCCTCATGACATCTGCAGTGTGTGAGAATGCTGTT AATAGGGTGAAACTGCACAGTGTCATTATATCTCAGacattttatgatattttggtGGAGTCAGGT TTGATGTGTGTTGATCTGGAAAGACAGGTGATACAACTGTTGTTAGAACTCGCA CTTGAAGTTTTGCTTCCACCTTTTCTGACATCAGAATCTTTGGCCTCAGCTGAGATGGCAGAAAGTGAAAAGTCAAGCTTTCTTGTAAAAACCCCATCTGGGCAATTTAATCCTGACAAGCAGAGGATATATAAGCAGGTGCTATCAGAGTTTCTGATCCGTTCACTGTTGCTTTTTAGTGCAAAAATCCAGTTGGAACTTCTGACTCTTTTGGAAAGGCTTGCACGTGCCACCCCATTCAACCAGGAAATTCTCACGTCAGCTG GTTGCGTCGAACTTCTGCTGGAGATTATCCACCCATTTCTTCCGAGTTCATCTCCATTTCTTTCTCATGTCTTAAAGATTGTTGAAGTTCTTGGGGCGTACAG ATTGTCCCCTTCTGAACTCAAAATTCTTTGTAGATATGGTCTGCAAATG AGGGTTAAGAATTCAGGTCAGGCGATAGTTGGTATGATG GAAAAGCTAATTCTCATGGAAGACACAGGAATGGAACATGGTTCCCTGGCTCCATTTGTAGAGATGGACATGAAAAAAACTGGACATGCTTCTGTTCAAGTGTCCCTGGGAGAAAGATCTTGGCCTCCTGCTGCTGGTTATTCATTTGTTTGTTGGTTCCAGTCTCGAAACTTTTTGCAACCCAAGGAAAAGTAGCAGGAGAGTATGA CTGGTGGTTCATCAAAGACGCAGGTTCTGAGTGGGCAGCAAAGTGAACAAAATGTTTTCCGGATATTTTCTATTGGTGCAAGTAACGAAAGTCCACTCTACGCGGAACTTTATT AAGAGGATGATATTCTGACCCTTGCCACTAGCAATTCAAATTCTTTGTCATTTTCTGGATTAGAAACTGAGGAGGGCAAGTGGCATCACCTTGCTGTTGTCCATAGTAAGCCTAATGCTCTTGCCGGACTCTTCCAAGCTAGCATCGCATATGTTTACATTGACGGAAAACTAAGGCACATGGGTAAATTGGGTTATTCTCCTTCACCTGTTGGAAAATCATTGCAAGTAACAATTGGAACTCCAGCTACGTCTGCCAGGGTAAGCGATTTGACATGGAAAATACGCTCATGTTATCTTTTCGAGGAGGTGCTTACATCAGGCTGCATTGGTTTCATGTATATTCTTGGTAGAGGGTATAAAGGTCTTTTTCAGGATGCATACCTCTTACGTTTCGTGCCTAATCAGGCTTGTGGTGGGGGCAGCATGGCTATCCTT GACTCGTTAAACACTGACATACTGTCATCGTCCAATAGCCAAAAATTTGAGGAAAGTAATAGACAAGGGGATTCTAAGGCAGATGGTAGTGGGATTGTATGGGATCTCGAGAGGTTAGGAAATCTTTCCTATCAGTTAGCTGGTAAGAAActtatttttgcatttgatgGAACATGCTCAGAGTTCATGCACGCGGCTGGAAATTTTACCCTCCTCAATCTGGTTGACCCATTGTCCGCGGCTGCTTCTCCTATTGGAG GAATACCACGTTTCGGGCGCCTGGTGGGAAATGCGACTATCTGCAGACAAAATGTGATTGGCAATACTATCCGCCATGTGGGAGGAATGGCTGTTGTAATTGCACTTGTTGAGGCTGCTGAATCTAGGGATATGTTACATATGGCTCTTTCATTGCTTGCATGTGCCCTTCATCAGAATTCTCAGAATGTAAAGGATATGGAAACATACAAGGGCTATCATTTACTAGCTCTGTTTTTACGTCCCAAGATGGCCCTTTTTGACATGCAATGTTTGGAGATGTTTTTCCAGATTTCTGCATGCGAAGCGTTCTTTTCAGAGCCAAAGAAGTTGGAGAGGGGACAGACTACCATTAGTATGTCACCTACTAAGAATATGCCCGAAAACAATTATGAGGATATTAGTCTGTCAAAGTTTCAATCTGAAACTTCTTCAGTTGGATCTCATGGATATATGGATGATTTTTCAGCGCCCAAAGATTCTTTTAGTCAGTTATCTGAGCTAGAAATTGGAGATATTCCTGTTGAAACTTCAAATTGCATTGTCTTATCCAATGCAGATATGGTGGAACATGTCCTCCTGGACTGGACTCTCTGGGTGACAGCCCCTGTTTCCATCCAGATCGCTTTACTTGGTTTCCTGGAGAATCTGGTCTCAATGCTTTGGTACAGGAGTCACAATCTTACAATCCTGCGCCGAATCAACCTGGTAGAACACTTGTTAGTAACACTTCAACGAGGGGATGTGGAAGTTCTTGTCCTAGAAAAACTAGTTGTTCTTCTTGGATGCATCTTAGAAGATGGGTTCCTTACTTCTGAGCTTGAAAATGTTATTAGGTTTGTGATTATGACATTTAATCCACCTGAAATAAAGTCTCGAAACTCACCAAGGCGAGAGTCAATGGGA AAGCATGTAATTGTGAGAAACTTGCTTTTGGAAATGCTTATTGACCTCCAGGTAACTATAAAAGCAGAAGAACTGCTGGAGCAGTGGCATAAGATGGTATCATCAAAATTAATAACGTACTTCCTTGATGAAGCTGTGCATCCTACTAGTATGAGATGGATCATGACTCTTCTCGGTGTTTGCCTGGCTTCTTCCCCAAACTTTTCTCTTAAATTTTCTACAAATGGAGGTTATCAGGGGCTGACACGGGTACTTCAAAGCTTTTATGATTCCCCAgacatatattacattttgttCTGCTTGATATTTGGGAAACCTGTTTATCCAAGACTACCTGAGGTCCGGATGTTAGACTTTCATGCACTAGTGCCGAATGATGGAAGCCATGTAGAGTTGAAGTTTTTAGATCTGTTCGATTCAGTGGTTGCCATGGCTAAATCTACATTTGACAGATTGATCATGCAATCAATGATTGCCCACCAGTCTGGAAACCTTTCACAGGTGAGCGCTAGCTTTGTAGCTAAGCTTGTTGAGGGAAATGTAGATATGACAGGGGAGCTTCAAGGGGATGCTTTAATGCATAAAACATACGCGGCACGGTTGATGGGTGGCGAAGCATCAGCTCCTGCTGCTGCGACATCTGTTATCCGTTTCATGGTTGATGTTGCAAAGATGTGCCCTCCATTTTCAGCTGCTTGCAGAAGAGCAGAATTTCTCCAAAATTGTGCTGATCTTTACTTTTCGTGTGTCAG GGCTGCTCATGCTGTGCAGATGGTCAAACAGCTCTCAATGAAAGCAGAGGAGCAGAGTCTAAGTGGTGGCGATGATAATAGCACACAAGGCGTTTTCTCAAACTTGCCTCACGATCTGGACCAGTCCACAAAAACCTCCATCAGTGTTGGAAGCTACCCTCAAGAGCAGGTCAGTGTGAGTTCTG GCATGCCTTTACCTTCAGATTATGTGGTTACTGATAAGATGGAGAAGATTCATACAACACCGTCAGGGGATTCAGAAAAATCATTTCAAGATCGTGAGTATGTCAAGAAACTAGATGGTGAGCATGTTAGCCCTGTATCAGCTTCCAGTGAACTGGAATTTCGAGACCTTAGAGGTAAATTAAGTCAAATTCAGCCAACAGATTCTCAGAGTTCTGAATCCTTCTCGATGTTAGAGTCTCCCCATGTATCTGAAAAAT GTCTCAAAGGTCCATTCACTTCTTCACCATCTCCGCTTTCATCGCATATCTCAGTTAGTGAGTTTGATGCATCTTCAGATCACAAGTCAGTTTCACAAAATTCATCTGCTGCCCATACATTGTTTAAAATTAGTCCAAAACTTCTCCTCGAAACTGATGAATCTGGGTATGGTGGTGGGCCGTGTTCCGCTGGAGCAAGTGCGGTGCTAGATTTTATGGCAGAGATATGTGCCGACTTAATGACTGAGCAGATGAAAGCAGTACAGGCTTTGGAAAGCATTTTAGAAATGATTCCTTTATATGTGGATCCTGAATGTGTTCTAGTATTCCAAGGCTTATGCCTAAGCAGAGTCATGAACTATCTTGAAAGGCGTCTCGTGCGTGATGATGAAGAGGATGACAAAAAACTAGACAAAAGAAAATGGTCTGCAAACTTGGATGCATTTTGCTGGATGATTGTGGATCGTGTCTACATGGGCGCTTTTCCTCAATCAACTGGAGTCCTTAGAACGCTTGAGTTCTTGTTATCAATCCTGCAATTAGCTAACAAAGATGGTAGGGTTGAAGAATTCACTTCTTCAGGAAAAGGTCTGCTATCCATTGGAAGAGCAACCAAGCAA CTAGATGCATATGTTCACTCAATCCTGAAGAACACAAATAGAGCAATATTATATTGCTTCCTACCATCGTTCTTGATAACTATTGGAGAGAAGAACTTGCTTTCACGTCTGGGCTTGCTTGTTGAATCTAACAAGAGGCAACTCTCAGATGAGGAATCTGGAATTGATATCTCAACAGTTCTTCAGTTGTTGGTTGCAAACAAGAATATCATATTATGCCCAAGCAATCTTGATACAGATTTGAATTGCTGTCTGTGTGTAAATTTAATCTCTCTACTCCATGACCAGAGAAAGAATGTGCAAAACATGGCATCTAACATTGTCAAACATATGCTGGTTCACAGAAAGTCTGCTTTTGAGGATTTGCTTGTCAGAAAACCACATCGAGGACAAACCCTCGATGTACTACACGGAGGTTTTGATAGATTGCTGTCTGGAAATCTTCCAGAATTCTCTAAGTGGCTTGAGAGCTCTGAACAAACTGTAAAGAAAGTATTGGATCATGGTGCTGCGGTTATGTGGACTCAGTACATAGCTGGCTCAGCAAAATTCCCTGATGTTAGGATGAAAGGCATGGATGGTCGTCGTACGAGAGAGATGGGAAGAAAATCACGAGATATGTCGAAGTTAGACATGAAACGCTGGGAGCAGTTAAATGAGCGAAGACATGCACTTGAAATAGTGCGTGACACAGTGTCCACTGAGCTTAGAATTGTCCGGCAAAACAAATATGGTTCGATACTTCATGCCGAGAGTGAGTGGCAAAATCATCTCCAACAGCTTGTACACGAGCGAGGTATATTCCCATTGCGTGTTTGCCAAGGATCTGAAGATCTTGAATGGCAACTCTGTCCTATCGAAGGTCCATACAGAATGCGGAAAAAGCTTGAACCATGTTGCCTGAAAGTGGATGGCATCCGTAACTTACTAGAAGGGAAGTTGGAACTTGAAGAAATTGAGCTACCCAAACCGAAAAACGAAGATGGGTTGGTTATTTTTGATAACGATTGTGAGCCAGATTTCCTGCTAAGTGAACTTTACAGCGAATCCTTTGTCGAAGAAGCTGATGATGTTAAGGAAATTCCTTCTGTTAGAAATGGATGGGATAACGATGGAGGCAGTAGTTCAAGTGAAACGAGTGTTCAGAACGCTCTCGATTTTAGTGGCAAGTCTAGTGGTACAATATCTGTTCTAATCAGCGAAAACACATATGAAAAATCAGAGACTGGATCTCCAAGAGGGTCATCTTCTGGTAATATGGATGAAACAAGAGATGTGGAGGAAGAATCAGAGAAGGAACTTAACGATGATGGTGAGTATTTGATCAGACCATATCTGGAACATCTTGAAAAGATTAGGTTCCGATACAACTGTGAGAGAGTTGTTGGTTTAGACAAACATGATGGGATTTTCCTGATAGGAGAACTATGCCTATATGTTATAGAGAGTTTTTATATCGACGATCATGGCTGTATCTGTGAGAAGGAAAGTGAAGACGAATTATCCATTATCGATCAGGCTTTGGGTGTGAAAAAGAATGTCACTGAAAGCTTGGAGTTCCAGTCCAAGTCTAGCCCACAATGGAGTACAAATATGAAAACCGGAGCTGTAGGGGCAAGAGCATGGGCATATGGCGGTGGGGCTTGGGGGAAGGAAAAAGTGCGCGTGACCGGTAACTTGCCACATCCTTGGCGTAGGTGGAAGTTGGATAGTATTCATGAAATTTTGAAACGTGATTATGAGCTGCGTCCAGTTGCTGTTGAGTTATTTAGCATGGATGGATGTACTGATCTCCTTGTGTTCCACAAGAAAGAGAGGGAAGAAGTCTTTAGAAATCTTATTGCCATGAATCTTCCAAGGAACCGCAT GCTGGATACAACCATTTCAGGATCAGCGAAACAGGAAAGTAAAGAGGGAAGTCGTCTTTTCAAGTTAATGGCAAAGTCATTCACCAAAAGATGGCAAAATGGAGAGATCAGCAATTTTCAATACCTAATGCATCTCAACACCCTAGCCGGACGTGGATACAGTGATCTCACTCAGTATCCGGTATTTCCATGGATTCTAGCAGATTATGACAGCGAGAGTCTTGATTTGTCAGATCCAATGTGTTTTCGGAAGTTTGACAAACCAATGGGTTGCCAGACGcctgaaggagaagaagaatttAGGAAACG ATATGAGAGCTGGGATGATCCAGAAGTGCCAAAGTTTCATTATGGTTCGCACTATTCAAGTGCAGGAATTGTTCTCTATTATCTCATTCGCCTCCCACCTTTCAGTGCTGAAAACCAGAAGCTCCAGGGTGGTCATTTTGATCATGCTGATCGACTTTTCAATAGTATTAGAGAAACTTGGCTAAGTGCATCTGGGAAAGGAAATACATCAGATGTGAAAGAACTAATTCCTGAGTTCTTCTACATGCCCGAATTCTTAGAAAATAGATTTAACCTTGATTTTGGTGAAAAACAGTCAGGAGAAAAG GTGGATAATGTCTTTTTACCTCCTTGGGCTAGAGGGAGTGTTCGTGAATTCATCCGCAAGCACAGAGAAGCGTTGGAGTCTGATTATGTTTCAGAGAATCTCCATCATTGGATAGATCTCATCTTTGGGTATAAACAGAGAGGAAAG GCTGCAGAGAAAGCTGTGAATGTTTTCTATCATTACACCTATGAGGGGAATGTTGATGTTGATGCAGTTACGGATCCTGCCATGAAAGCATCTATACTAGCGCAGATTAATCATTTTGGACAAACACCTAAGCAGCTGTTTCAGAAACCTCATGCTAAACGAAGGACAGACAGAAAAATCCCTCTACACCCTCTGAAACACTCGACGCATCTTGTTCCTCGCGAATTACGCAAATGCTCATCATCTATAAATCAGATCATCACTTTCCATGACAAGCTGCTTGTCGCCGCCTCAAACTGTTTCCTGAAACCGAGAGGCTATAGGAAATACATAAGATGGGGTTTCCCGGACAGAAGCTTGAGATTTATGAGCTATGATCAGGACAAGCTCTTATCCACCCATGAAAATCTCCACGAAGGCAACCAGATCGAGTGTGCTGGTGTTAGTCACGATGGGCGCATCGTCGTCACTGGAGCAGACGATGGTCTGGTCTCTGTGTGGAGAGTCAGCAAGGATGGTCCGCGTGGCTCACGGCGTTTACGGTTAGAGAAATCCCTTTGTGCACACACAGCCAAGGTCACTTGTCTGCGTGTAAGCCAACCTTACATGATGATTGTGAGCGGTTCAGATGACTGTACAGTTATCATATGGGAtctcagttcatataattttgtgAGGCAGCTCCCTGACTTCCCAGTTCCTGTTTCCGCAATCTACATAAATGATCTTTCAGGAGAGATCATAACTGCTGCTGGAACTTTACTCGCGGTGTGGAGCATCAACGGCGATTGCCTTGCCGTGGTTAACACATCACAGTTGCCATCCGATTTTATAGTGTCATTAACATGCTCAACGTTTTCTGACTGGCTGGAAACAACTTGGTATGTGACTGGTCATCAAAGCGGGTCTCTTAAAGTGTGGCAGATGGTACATTGCACTGATCCCGTTGGTGCTGAGATCAAAGCTACTAGCAACAGAACAGGATGGACAAATCTTGTGCCAGAATACAAGTTGCTTCTACACAAGGAGTTGGATTGCCATAAGCAACCGGTCACAGCTCTGCACCTCACGGCCGACCTGAAGCAATTGCTGAGTGGTGATTCTGGTGGACGGTTGATTTCATGGACAGTTCCAGACCAGATACTAAAAGCTACACTCAAAAGTGCTCTCATAGCTCAGAATCTTAAGCATCATCATGTAGAAGCTAGGATTAGAATCTAA